The genomic DNA GGGACTCGTCGTCGCCGTACGCGGCAAAGGAGTTGGTGAGCCTCGTGTCGTTCGACCAGGAGCGCACCGCGGCGGCCGTGCACGCGCCGCCGCCCTCCCGGTCGTGGTCCTTGGGGAGGGCGGTGAGCAGCACGGCCGCGAGAACCAGGGTCAGCAGCAGGCCGACCCCGGCTCCCGTCCGCTGTCGTGCTCGTCGGTCCTCGGGCACGCCCGGGACGTTAGTGGCTGCCGCTCACATGGTCCATGGGCAGCCACAGGACGGTCCCGGCGGTGGCGGGCCGCGGCGCGGCCAGTTCGTCGTCCGTCAACAGCCGGTCCCAGACGTGGACTTCGTCGATCGACCCGGTCAAGTACTGCATGCTGTCCATGCGTTGGCCGATGTGCACGCCGAACGGCGAGTTGCGGCTGACGGAGCCCACGATGTCCGCCGTGCTCACCGCCGTACCGTCGACGGACAGCGTCAACTGCCCACCGCCGCGCCGCAGTACGGCCCTGTGCCACTGGCCGTCGTTGTAGGCGCCGACGGTGACCACGGAGGTGGTGTGGACGGTCGTCGCGCCGACCCGGGTGGTGATCAGCGCCCGGACATGGTTGCCCGCGGGCTCACCGCGCAGCCAGACCTGTGGCTGGGTGGTGCCGACCCCACCCGTCCACAGGAACGGCTGATCGCCCGTCGTGGCGGTGTACCGGAACCAGAGGGACACCGTGAAGTCCTTTGTCCCCAGCGGGAGTCGGTCGCTGTACGGCAGCCGTACCGCGTCGTCGACGCCGTCGAAGGACAGGGCGCCGCCGGACACGCCGTCCGTCTCCTGGGCGCCGCCGAGGACCGCCGCACGTCGGGCGTGCGGGGCGAGGTCGGCGGTCGTCGGGTCCGGGCCGCGACGCGGTTGCAGCCAGGCCTCGTTGAAGCGGGTGAAGCGGATCTCGTCGGTCGCGGTCACCGCGCCGCCCTCGTACAGCAGCCCCACCGTGTCGCCGCTGATCCGCGCCATGTCGGAGTAGCCCGACCAGTCCTTCGTCACGACCGTGCCGCGGTCCACGCTGTCCCAGGTGCGGCCGCCGTCGTAGGAGGAGCGGATCATCATCGTCCGGCGGCGGTCCGGGTCGGCGTCGCAGGCCAGCAGAGTGCGGGAGCCGACGCCGAGCGTCGAGCACTGGACCTGCGGGGCGTACAGGTCGGGCAGGTCGCGGAACGGCGCGGTGAAGCTGTCGCCGCCGTCGCGGCTGACCGCCTGGGTGCGGTGGCCGAGGTCGGTGCCGTCCTGCTCACGGCCGCTCACCAGGATCGAACCGTCGGTGCGCTCGCTCGGCGTCACCTCGGACGGCTTCTGCCGCCAGGTCCCGTCGGCCGCGATCGGGTACGAGTCGGTGGCGCCGATCCTCCAGTGGTCGCCGCCGTCGTCGCTCACGATCAGCGCCGCGTTGTTCGCGGTGACCCGACTGCCGTCCCAGGTCTCGGTGTTGACGCCGAACACGAGCCGGCCCTTGTGCTTGCCGCGGGTGAGCTGGATGCCGTGCACGGGGCCGGTGGCGTACCAGGAGTTCCAGTTCGGGGGCAGGATCTCGTCGCTCAGGTCACGCGGCTGCGACCAGGTGAGACCGTCGTCGTCGCTGTACTGGAGGTGAGGGGTGCGGTCGCAGGGGACCGAGCAACCGGCGCCGTCCGTACGGCCCGTGTTGTACGTCTCGGCGAGCAGGATGCGGCCGGTCCGACGGTCCACGATGGGCGCCGGGTTGCCGTGGGTGTCGCCGTCGCCGTGGTTGACGACCCGCAGCGGGCTCCAGGTGCGGCCGTCGTCCGTGGAGCGCTTGACGACGATGTCGATGTCGCCGGCGTCACCGCAGTTGAGGATCCGGCCCTCGGCGAACGCGAGCAGTGTGCCCTCGTCCGTCCTCACGACGGCCGGGATCCGGAAGCAGGCGTACCCCGCGTCCTGGGGAGCCTTGAAGAGGACCTGCTGGTCGAACTCGGGGGTGGGGGAGGCGGTTTGGGCGGAGGCGGTGGAGGTGGAAGCGGTTTGGGCGGTGGCGTGCGCCGGGCTCGGGAGCACGAGCAGCGCGGCCAGGGTGAGTGCGGCGGTCAGGGTGGATCTCAGACGTGTGCGAAGCCTTGACGGCATGGAGCGACCTGCCCTTCATTTATCCGGACATTCGGACATCCCACGTCCAACGGGCGCGTCACAGACGTTAGTTGGGGCCTCCCGTGCCTCACAAGAAGCGTGCACCGGTGGTGACGGAGTGTCAGGGCCGACGGGGCCTGTCAGGGGCGCAGCACAACCTTGCCCAGATTGCTCCGCGACTCGATCACCTCGTGCGCCTTCGCCGCGTCCGCCAGCGCGAACTCCCCGTGCACCGCCGGTTTCAGGGCACCCTCCGCGAACAGCCGCCACAGCTCCCGCCGCCACCGCTCGCACAACTCCGGCCGCCCGCGCGCGATCCGCGCCATCTGGAACCCGATCACGGACTTGGCGCCCACGAGAAGGTCGTAGGCCTGGATCGTCCCGCCGCCCGAGCTGTACGCCACGAGCCGCCCGCCCGGGACGAGCGCCGCCACCGCCGGGGTGAGCAACTCGCCGCCCACCGCGTCGAGTACGTAGTCGACGGGGTCGCCCCAGTCCGGGCTGCCGTAGGCGATCACCTCGTCGGCGCCCAGCGCGCGCACGAAGCCCGCCTTCGCCGGATCGGAGACCGCGCCCACGACCCGTCCCGCGCCGCGCGCCTTCGCCAACTGCACGGCGAGATGGCCGACTCCGCTCGCCGCCGCCGTGATCAGCGCGGCCTCGCCCGGTTCGGGGCGGGCCGCGTCCAGTGTGCCCAGGGCCACCAGTCCGCTGCGGACGAGCGCGACCGCGTCGACGGCCGACGCGGCATCGGGCACGGAGGAGGCCATGGCCTCGTGAAGTACCGCGAAGTCGGCGTACCCGTGCCCGAAGCAGAGCCCGGTCACCCGCTCACCCACCCGGAAGCGGGTCACGCCCTGTCCTACGGCGGCCACCTCGCCCGCGATCTCGCCGCCGAGCGGGATCGGCTCGGCGGTCTCGGTGACCTTGCGGACGACGGGCAGGGTGACGCCGATCGCCTCGGTACGGACGAGGAGTTCGCCGGGGCCCGGTGCGGGGACGGGGGTCTCCTCCAGGAACAGCGGGCCGCCGGTGGACTCGTACCGGACGCGACGCATCGCACCTCCAGGGAGTGGTGGCAGGGGAGGGGGTGGCAGCAGCAGGGGGAGTAGAGGCGGCAGGGGCAGTGGTGGCAGCAGATGGCAACAGGTGGAAGTCGTTGGGAGTCCCCATGGTATTCGGGGTTTCGTTGGGAAGTCCAATGACTTTTCGCTAGGCTGCCCGCATGGCCGAAACACCGCT from Streptomyces sp. NBC_01478 includes the following:
- a CDS encoding sialidase family protein — protein: MPSRLRTRLRSTLTAALTLAALLVLPSPAHATAQTASTSTASAQTASPTPEFDQQVLFKAPQDAGYACFRIPAVVRTDEGTLLAFAEGRILNCGDAGDIDIVVKRSTDDGRTWSPLRVVNHGDGDTHGNPAPIVDRRTGRILLAETYNTGRTDGAGCSVPCDRTPHLQYSDDDGLTWSQPRDLSDEILPPNWNSWYATGPVHGIQLTRGKHKGRLVFGVNTETWDGSRVTANNAALIVSDDGGDHWRIGATDSYPIAADGTWRQKPSEVTPSERTDGSILVSGREQDGTDLGHRTQAVSRDGGDSFTAPFRDLPDLYAPQVQCSTLGVGSRTLLACDADPDRRRTMMIRSSYDGGRTWDSVDRGTVVTKDWSGYSDMARISGDTVGLLYEGGAVTATDEIRFTRFNEAWLQPRRGPDPTTADLAPHARRAAVLGGAQETDGVSGGALSFDGVDDAVRLPYSDRLPLGTKDFTVSLWFRYTATTGDQPFLWTGGVGTTQPQVWLRGEPAGNHVRALITTRVGATTVHTTSVVTVGAYNDGQWHRAVLRRGGGQLTLSVDGTAVSTADIVGSVSRNSPFGVHIGQRMDSMQYLTGSIDEVHVWDRLLTDDELAAPRPATAGTVLWLPMDHVSGSH
- a CDS encoding quinone oxidoreductase family protein yields the protein MRRVRYESTGGPLFLEETPVPAPGPGELLVRTEAIGVTLPVVRKVTETAEPIPLGGEIAGEVAAVGQGVTRFRVGERVTGLCFGHGYADFAVLHEAMASSVPDAASAVDAVALVRSGLVALGTLDAARPEPGEAALITAAASGVGHLAVQLAKARGAGRVVGAVSDPAKAGFVRALGADEVIAYGSPDWGDPVDYVLDAVGGELLTPAVAALVPGGRLVAYSSGGGTIQAYDLLVGAKSVIGFQMARIARGRPELCERWRRELWRLFAEGALKPAVHGEFALADAAKAHEVIESRSNLGKVVLRP